A window of Podarcis muralis chromosome 10, rPodMur119.hap1.1, whole genome shotgun sequence genomic DNA:
aatccgttccgcgagtctcttcgtcttgcgggttttttgtcttgcgaagcacggctattagcggcttagcggctattaacagcttagcggcttagcggctattagcggcttagcggctattagcggcttagcggctattaacggcttagcggctttaagaaaaaggaaacaaatttgcaagaactcgcaagacgtttcgtcttgcgaagcaagcccatagggaaattcgtcttgcggaacgactcaaaaaacggaaaaccctttcgtctagcgagtttttcgtcttgcgaggcattcgtcttggggggcaccactgtacctaaattgtatagaaatatatttatgtatgcttcTACAGTAGCAAGAATGCTGCTTGCCCAAAAATGGGgaaaagcagaaggtcccagcaaaggaagaatggatacaaaaacttatggaatatgcagaaatggcgaaacttatcggaagaataagaaatcaagataacaaactttttataaaagaatggaaatggtttgttgaatatttacagataaattgcaaacagataaaaacacgggcagggttattgtaataacctgcggtTTCATAAGagtttatatttaaagcagataatTAAACGAGCAAAttgaatgaatttggatatgcagaaggtattaaaaataaatttaaggaaccacagaaagagggggaaggaaactgCTAAAATGGAGGAAAACACCTTCcttgcaaggtgctttgaagtcccaacttggggacttcaaagcaccttgcacCTATGATGCCAAGTGATTGACAACCCTACCTACCAGTAAACTCTGGCCTGTGGAGCCAGAAAGGTCCTCCATCCCTGTAGAAAGTGGACTGGCAGCCCCCAATTTTTTGGTTTCCCCCCACCTGCTCTTCTAAACAGTCATTATGTTGTGCTTTGCAGATACGTGACCCAAGCCGAGCAAGAGTCCATGAACGAAAATCTGGAAGAATCCCTCAAACTTTACAGCCAAGCTGATGAAATTCAGCCCAGCGAAAGTCTGAAGGGGTGCATCAAAAACCTGGAGGAGAAGTTGGTGACCCTGGATTTGGATCAGGAGTCGGATGAATATGTGGACGTCTGCCAGAGTGGGCTCCTGTTGTACAAGGAGATACACGACAAGCTGTTTGAGCACCAGAAGGAAGGGGTTGCCTTTTTGTACAGTCTCTTCCGGGATGGAAGGAAAGGTGGTATTCTGGCCGATGACATGGGCTTGGGAAAGACCATCCAGATCATCGCCTTTCTTTCAGGGATGTTCGATGCCAACCTGGTCAGGCACGTTCTACTCATCATGCCAgttaccttggttaacaactgGGTGCAAGAGTTTGTCAAGTGGGCCCCGGGAATCCGGGTGAAAGTTTTCCACGGCACTAGCCGGAAGGAACGGCGCCAGAACCTGGAACGAGTGCAGAGCAGAAAGGGGGTCCTTCTCACCTCGTACCAGATGATCTTGGCCAACTGTGAACAGCTCTCCACTTCGGACCAGCAGGAGTTCGTCTGGGACTACATCATCTTGGACGAAGCGCACAAGATTAAATCGCCGTCGGCTAAAACCACCAAATCGGTGTATGCCATCCCCGCCAAAAACCGCATCCTCCTCACAGGGACTCCAGTCCAGAACAACCTACGAGAGCTGTGGGCTCTCTTTGATTTTGCTTGCCAGGGGGCACTGCTTGGCACAGCCAAAACCTTTCGGATGGAGTATGAAAACCCCATCACCAAGGCACGGGAGAAGGACGCAACTCCCGGAGAAAAAGCCCTAGGCCTTAAGATCTCCGAGAACCTGATGACCATCATTCAGCCGTATTTCTTGCGGCGAAGTAAAGGCACGATACAGACGCAGAGCTCAGAACGAGAAAGCTGTTCGCCGGGAGAGGAGAACAGCACTGCTGTCCTAGAGATGCCATCTCTCCCCAGAAAAAACGACTTCATTGTGTGGGTTTACTTAGCGCCCATGCAAGAAGAGATCTATAGGAACTTCCTCGACTTGGACCATATCAAGGAGTTGCTAATGACGACTCGTTCCCCGTTGGCTGAGTTGACCGTCTTGAAGAAACTGTGTGATCACCCCAGGCTTCTGTCGGCGCAAGCTTGCATCCAGCTCGGCTTGGAGGTCTCGGGCTACTCTGAGcaagaggaaggggaagctgaGGCCGTTTCTGACATGACCCGGGAAATCAAAAACGTGCCCAGTCAGGTTCTGATTGAGGAGTCCGGCAAGTTGAGGTTCCTCTTGGCGCTGCTGGAGAATCTGCGGGAAGAAGGGCACCAAACTCTCGTGTTCTCCCAGTCGAGGAAAATGCTCGATATCATAGAGTGCATCTTGACTCATCGGCGTTTTAAGGTGATGCGTATCGACGGGACGGTGACTTGCCTAGCGGAGCGGGAGAAGAGGATTGGCGCGTTTCAGAACGACAAAGGCTATTCGGTCTTCCTCCTGACCACGCAGGTGGGCGGCGTTGGGCTCACCTTAACTGCTGCTTCCCGCGTGGTGATCTTTGACCCCAGCTGGAACCCCGCCACGGATGCCCAAGCCGTCGACCGGGCTTACAGGATCGGGCAGAAGGAGAACGTTGTGATCTACAGGCTCATCACCTGTGGGACGGTGGAGGAGAGGATCTACCGGCGCCAAGTCTTCAAGGACTCGCTCATACGGCAGGGCACGGGCGATAAGAAGAACCCCTACAGGTATTTCAccaagcaggagctgagggaaCTGTTCACACTGGAAGATACCAGGAGCTCGGTGACGCAACTGCAGCTCCAGTCTTTGCATGCCAACCAAAGGAATTCGGACCTGCAGCTGGACGAGCACATTGCCTATCTCCACTCTTTGCACATGTTCGGCATATCGGATCACGACCTGATGTACTCACGTGAAACGGCTCACGAGGAGCAACCGGAAGATGAGGAGGCCCATCAGTACATCGAGCACAGGGTTCAGAAAGCCCAAGAACTGGTGCAACTGGAGTCTCAGCTTGTAGACGCGAGACAGCAGAAACGCCCATCAAGATGTCTTCCGTGTAATTGAAGGCCTTCCCTAGATCTTTATTGCAATGTTTGTCTTACCGGGAAGGCCGGCTGCCGTAGGACTTTGGCGATTGCCGGAGTTGAGCGAGAGACTTCTGTTTTTCTGCCCCTCCAGAGACCTTTCTATCAACCAACTTGCTTTCTACTTCGCTCATTTTCGGTCGGCCTTCTTCAGGAAGGGGCAGCCAAAGACGTACCTCCCCCACGGTGATTTTTGGTGGTGCCAAATTTCCACAACCCAGCTTGTCCCAATAATTTATTTGACTCTCCTGTTGGTTTTCCAGTTAACTTTGTTGGGTGTTATTGGGGCGTTATTAGAAACCAGCGTCCACATCCGAAAAATGGAGGATGAGAATATATTCTCGGTTCAAGGCTGCAATTTTCCCTTTCAAAGAACGAGTAGACTTCAGTGGGGGAATGGCTGGCAGCTGAACAATCTTCTGGTTCCAGGTCATAGTTTGCATGGTACTCCGCAAAGTTTAGCAAGGATCAGCCATGCCTGTTTCTCTTCAAAAGGAAATGAGAGGGACAAATGTTGTATTAGACGCAGTGGAGCACATTTAGCTCAATAAGTGTACTGGATATAATTGTTTGGAGTTACCTTTCTCCAGCTGGGGGGAGAGGAAATGAATCAAGCCCCAAGAAAGTGAAAAATGGCTCTTTGGGGTTCTTCCTATTTGTCTTCTGAGCACTTGTTAAAAATAATTACTTGCATAAACTTAGATGCATCTTTAACTGTCTTTTCTAGTAGTAAAGTTTTTCAAATTCAAAAGCCAATATGGGCGTTGAGAGCATTTTTGGGGGCTATTGGAAGAGGGGGCTGTGTTGTTTTAGGGGGCAATCTTCATAATGATTGAAGTGTAGGTGGGGTCCCACGAAGCAAGACAcagcgataacagcaagaacctttattgaactaacacaactggacaacaggggcaaagcaactgcttatatatatttctgaaggccggggccactcccactcccaatgggattggctgtctaaacttccaagctgcgaatcacgactcagagtttaagggccaatggcagaggcccaaatcctgaaatgttctgtgattggataggtaaaataaaggtacccctgcccgtacgagccagtcgtgtccaactctggggttgtgtgcccatctcacttgaggccgggggccagcgctgtccgcagacacttccgggtcacgtggccagcgtgacatcgctgctctggcgagccagcaccagcgcagcgcacggaaacgccgtttaccttcccgctataaagcggtacctatttatctacttgcacttaggggtgctttcgaactgctaggtgggcaggagctgggaccgaaagacgggagctcaccccgccgtgaggattcgaaccgccgaccatgcgatcggcaagccctaggcgctgaggttttacccacagcgccacccgcgtcccattggatatcatgtatcaaatcagaacacaggctcagaatccttagtccagactcaaactCAGACAagcacagaccactgaatatatAACAATGATTAATCTTTTAATGCCAGGGTAGGCTTCTAAGGAGACCTGGAAAAACATCACATCTGGCAaacaatgtgcccctttggttttaGATGatacatgggtagacgagtctaaaaagcctgggataCAAATTTTCACGGCCCTCTAGCATCTATGGTGGGCCATTTACCGGAAGTAATGTATGTAGCATTAACACTAGAAATGTGCACtcgattttgtttttttgttttttttaaatattttttattgctttgtt
This region includes:
- the LOC114605612 gene encoding DNA excision repair protein ERCC-6-like, with translation MNENLEESLKLYSQADEIQPSESLKGCIKNLEEKLVTLDLDQESDEYVDVCQSGLLLYKEIHDKLFEHQKEGVAFLYSLFRDGRKGGILADDMGLGKTIQIIAFLSGMFDANLVRHVLLIMPVTLVNNWVQEFVKWAPGIRVKVFHGTSRKERRQNLERVQSRKGVLLTSYQMILANCEQLSTSDQQEFVWDYIILDEAHKIKSPSAKTTKSVYAIPAKNRILLTGTPVQNNLRELWALFDFACQGALLGTAKTFRMEYENPITKAREKDATPGEKALGLKISENLMTIIQPYFLRRSKGTIQTQSSERESCSPGEENSTAVLEMPSLPRKNDFIVWVYLAPMQEEIYRNFLDLDHIKELLMTTRSPLAELTVLKKLCDHPRLLSAQACIQLGLEVSGYSEQEEGEAEAVSDMTREIKNVPSQVLIEESGKLRFLLALLENLREEGHQTLVFSQSRKMLDIIECILTHRRFKVMRIDGTVTCLAEREKRIGAFQNDKGYSVFLLTTQVGGVGLTLTAASRVVIFDPSWNPATDAQAVDRAYRIGQKENVVIYRLITCGTVEERIYRRQVFKDSLIRQGTGDKKNPYRYFTKQELRELFTLEDTRSSVTQLQLQSLHANQRNSDLQLDEHIAYLHSLHMFGISDHDLMYSRETAHEEQPEDEEAHQYIEHRVQKAQELVQLESQLVDARQQKRPSRCLPCN